TTACGCTGTCAACAGAGGATAGCAGACGATGTTTGTCAAAAGACACGCTCGTTAATTTCAACAAAAGGATCAAGTATTTACGTTTTTCGCAAAATGTTGCGGCTTACGGTGTGTTTGTATAATATATAATAAGATCAGAGTTCTTCATCTTTAATTTTGTTAAATAGGCATCAATCACTAGTAGTAATATAATAGTACCTCAGTTGCGGCAGTTCCATGCAAGCGCTGTCTGTTGTAAACTCCAGTCAGGAAGGTACAAAATTACCCCTAAAAGAGACCGGCCTCTGACATATGAAATGGCCAATCCACCATATTACATAGCCCATAGGAAATCATGGAACTCCTGGGACACAAgtatgtaatttaaaaaagggaagatcAAGATTGCAAGTTCTATAATACTTTTTCCTGTTCTAGCTTCATTGCTGGATGGACAAAGAGCAGCAGAAACTTCTGTAGAAGATGTGTTCATCAGACGATTCATGACAGGAACCTGGCATGATTTGTTCTGCTCTGAAATCATCATCAAGCGCCAGCACAACCTCATTCGGATAGCTGGCATTCTTAGACAGGGTATTCCTTCCagaaaaatgtattttctGATTGGATATAGTGAAGAATTACTGGCCAATTGGCTGCAATGTCCAGTGAAATTAGAATTGCAAACTGTTGAAAATAAGGAGGCTACCGTTTTCAAGCACATATAATTTCAAGTGCCAATAGTCATTTGTCCCAAataaatacaagaaaatgtaaagaCTGCTCACCTTCAGTACTTTTTAAAACGGAAAAAGTAAATAGTGTGTCCAGTAGTGAATAACCATGAGCTTTAAGAAGTGAGCCTACCTTCGTCATGCCGAGCCCGGGCGCGAAGAACACGTGTAACTAGGTAGGagctgaaaatgtttttttgttctgatAAAAATCTGCCACCTTGAGCAGCAAGCACTATACACTAACACGTGTAggatgaacaaaaaataaaccaatTTACACATTACGTTGTTCCCTGGCTGCTTTAAAACGAAACTGCATTTCTATGAAGGAGCAGCCGACGAACTTTGCTCTCATAAACATGGCGGGCAAGTTGTAATTCTTGCAGACTACTTTCCaaatgattaatttttttttttacttattgcAAATGTTAGGTATGCAAATCGATGTGTGTAGTTGACGTGAATAACTATTGACAtcataagaaataaaaatgcatgacacatatttttttcgtttactcACATCCACTTTCCCGCTCCATCCCAATGGCAAAAaatacggaaaaaaaatgaaagatttcCCCTCCCTTCGTACATCAGGCCCCATTCTTGAAGAACCgacaagaaaacagaaaaatttgtAGTGTAAGGGCGAGTGGGAACCCaatcaataaagaaaatagaacACATTGAACGATGCACATATCGCAGGTGATCAAACGCTACATTTACAGCCGAGAGAAATGAACATGTTTTtttcgacacaaaaaaaaagagcttttttaaattttcaatgatggctcgaaaaaagaaaaagttggaaaGGTGGGTCGGGGTAAAGATtctatttttacgtttttaaaaaatgaaggaaaataaaattttaaaaaagaaatcggagGAATTGGCTTTAGGATAAGGTGAAAGATGTTTGTATGTGTAAATGAAATGTACAGGAAACGGAATTCCGATATCCTTTTGGGGGATTTTTGTGATGATGTGCAGAAATCttattattgtttgtttttgttttttatctcagttttctttttttcgggtgGAGGACAGGAGGAAGAGTGTGTATACATTGAGggcaaattgtttttttttttttaaattggtgcGCATGtgacgatttttcttttcgtgaaaaaaagtcgagaaaaaacatgaaaaacgAAGTATACAATCTTTTTTCATCGTCAGCCCGTTttcgtctttcacatttttttttttttttttgtacactCGGCTGAGAAGGGATTTCAACTTTCCTCCATATCTTTCTCACTTCACACATGCACAGTGGATGGTCATTTTAGATTTgacaaaaattctttaaattcaTCCCGTTTTCAAATTCATTAGTCCCTCCCCTTGTCTTCCAAatcattcacacacacacacatacacacccaAAACATGCATGGAGGGGAAAAGAAGTTTTTGTATGACACGATTTCATTCAAattcctttcctttcttttgaaGCCCGGTATTGAATCTAAATATTACTCCTACAAAGAAAgccaattaaaataataataataataaaaaataaaataaaataaaatattttgaaaattaaaagctATGGCGCTATCTGAGAGGCGAAATTTAAACCGAAAAAGATAAgaatgaaaagggaaaaaaaaaaaaaaatgtaagaatgGATTGGCCGGAAATTCAATTCGAAAAGGTGAAGAAAAATTTTGGTCCGAGGATCAGATGGGCAACGTGTCAAAAGTATAACCGGCCGGACCTTTCCTCTACACATACAAGAAAGATGTCGGCACGTAAATAGTAGAAGTTCATATACAATTTtgtccgtttcttttttttttttctttttctttaactcttaaatttgttttctcttttttttttataaaaaattattaagtaactttttttctattttttttttttttgtgttagcAGTCATGACCTTATAGAGAGggatagaaagagagagaaaaaaaaagcttgagATCCTGAGCTCTGgcttcattttgtttgtttttttcgtaatcCGGTTTTGCGATGAAATTTGAATGAACGTGTTTGTTTTCAGTGATAGTgtgtacgtaaaaaaaaaaaaaaaaaaaagggggacagtACGtacaaaaatttcgtttttgcaAGCACCGATTAAAAcgaacgcaaaagaaaaataatcacGAATAAACacaagcaaaaagaaatggtagATTGCGGGATGAACTAAACGCACGCACACTTGCACTCTTCGACGAAAACACTCGGATACTACTGTACGGAACGTTataaaaacttttgttttcaattatcttttctctttttttttttttttttctttttttctttcaaatttgagttttcttttaaaggttCCCATGCTGATCCCGGAGAGaaggtcatttttttttaaggttcaCATctaataatctttttttgtttgtctcaAATTATGGTAAATAATTTGAGAGAAAGTTTAGAGTTTTAAAGAGAGGCATTCCATCTTCGACCAGGTGTAGAGAGATAGAATGGAAGGAAGTTTAAATTCtgctagtttttcttttttttctttcgttactGGTAAAAAATGAGACGAAGGTTAGAGCACGAGGATGAGAGGTTAGAAGAGAGGAAGAACTCGGACTGGGCGACTGAAACCTAGATGTACAAGAGAGGGGAGGAGAGGTTAAAATCaaccacaaagaaaaaaaaaatgaagaaacacaAAGGAAGTCgtgtgaaaaagaaggagggagaaaaaaaaaaaaaaaaaaaaaagaatcctgATGGTATAAAGATGGATGAAAAACGACCAATGAAGTGGGAAGGAAATGGATACGAGAACCGAACGCGATACCACGAATCTGTTTGCAAACTATttaagaaaagacaaaaaaaaattataaagaaggggaaaaaaaaacagtttttttttgttgaggtCCACCAGTTATAAgtcaggttcttttttttttttttgtttttttgtttttttgttgttgttgttgttgtgacgCTAGGGGCTACCGCCTAGGAATGAAGCCGTTGGAGCCCAGGCCGGAATAGGTCGGCGACATTTCCAACTCCACCAACAGCGAGAAATGATCTGCTATCGAAATAAAATTATcgttaaaaacagaaaaacacaaactaaaaaataatCGAACGActatcaaataataaaaaaaaaaaaataaaaaaaaaaaatgaatttttggaaCCTGATGGAATATCACGGTGGGGACAGCCGAGGACTTTGTTCTCTCTAAACCACTCGGCGTCGACTGGGCCTAGCAAGCCCAGTGGCACCATCGTGTTCTTGCTGTAAAAGATGTAGTCGATGAGGCCCTTGAAGTCGTACGTGTAGTTGCTGTACGGCATCACGTCCGTCGTGTAGGCCGTCGCCATGCGGAAGGGGTGGGTAAACTCGTTGCTCTTCTCCGAGAATGGCGCAATCTTCTGCAGGCACGACTTGTAACCCAGCTCTTTAAAATCCGGATGGTTGGCGGCGATGCGCGACGAGTTGAGGAACTCGATCACGCCGGAATCGAGCAGCGAGTTGAAATCACCGCAGAGGAGCAGTTGCGTGTGCGACGGATCGGCTTTGTGGCCGGGCCGGAACGAATGGCCTACCGCATCCTGCGTTAGCTGCTTCAACTGTTCGGGgcaatttccaaaaaaaacgaaaaatcaaaaaaaaaacgaaaaatcaaagtCATCCAACCCATTTGCagttttaaataaataactcGAAATCTCTTTTAACTTCATTCATCAGCATCATGGTCTGCACTAGTTTGACGTCACAGTACTGCGGATCCCAGTGGATGTGCGCCGTGCACACCAGCAGCGGCTGGTGAATCTGTGACGGATCCGGCCGGATCCCGTTACTCCATGCAGCCTCTTTCGTTTCGAGCAACGCTGCCAAACCGATGTTGTCTTTGGTCATGACACGATTCAACATATCATCCGATCCCTCGGCGTTGGCCAGCGCTAATTGGTTGAACTCAATCAGGTGTTCGTACACCATCgaaaacctgtttttttttatagttttttttttttaaacaaaacaaattaaatcaaacacaggaaaataataataaaaaaaaaaacatgtgtgtgtgtgtgtgtgtgtgtgtgtgttgagatTCGTCATCGTAGCGGGGATCCCAATTGCgtcatttgtgtgtgtggatgaTTCATTGATTCACTTTGCCGTGCGGTAAAAGATGGCGCAACCGTCGACGTAGCGCCGGTCGCTTTCGGCCATCGTTTTGGCGCGTGATTTTGGCGAAAAGATGCCATCGTAGCCGTCACGCTTCAACTCGGGCAGGAAGTAATTGTAAAACTGTTCCGTCTCCACCTCCTGTTACATAAGAACAaaggcgaaaaacaaaaaataaaaccaaatcAATCAGAACTTTccgctttctctttttcttttcacgatgACGGACCGCAAGACTGGAACGCTAGAAAAGACCTGGAGGCTGATGATGTCGGCCGAGTAGTGTCGGATCTCCTCAAGAATGCTTTTACGCCGGTATTCCCACTTGAGCACCCAACTTGGACAGTAACCGTACATTTGCCTGGTGGCGTACTTGTCGCACAGCACGTTGTAGCACATCACCGTAAAGATGCCTACA
The nucleotide sequence above comes from Daphnia carinata strain CSIRO-1 chromosome 3, CSIRO_AGI_Dcar_HiC_V3, whole genome shotgun sequence. Encoded proteins:
- the LOC130693677 gene encoding small ribosomal subunit protein uS3m-like, coding for MLRLTASITSSNIIVPQLRQFHASAVCCKLQSGRYKITPKRDRPLTYEMANPPYYIAHRKSWNSWDTTSLLDGQRAAETSVEDVFIRRFMTGTWHDLFCSEIIIKRQHNLIRIAGILRQGIPSRKMYFLIGYSEELLANWLQCPVKLELQTVENKEATVFKHI
- the LOC130693869 gene encoding CCR4-NOT transcription complex subunit 6-like isoform X2; amino-acid sequence: MSRHKDKYEPSNPRRSHTFMPIEEVNAGKKSQWMELEITGTIRNLSPNLWKMQHLTSLYLNDNNLTRIPPEICRLTCLVQLDLSCNKLRNLPAEIGELVTLRELLLHNNYLRALPLEMGKLFKLQILGLKGNPLSTDIMTLFSEVNGTDKILSYLLDNLPITAPLPPMRPWIPLGHPDRNRPTCIFTVMCYNVLCDKYATRQMYGYCPSWVLKWEYRRKSILEEIRHYSADIISLQEVETEQFYNYFLPELKRDGYDGIFSPKSRAKTMAESDRRYVDGCAIFYRTAKFSMVYEHLIEFNQLALANAEGSDDMLNRVMTKDNIGLAALLETKEAAWSNGIRPDPSQIHQPLLVCTAHIHWDPQYCDVKLVQTMMLMNELKQLTQDAVGHSFRPGHKADPSHTQLLLCGDFNSLLDSGVIEFLNSSRIAANHPDFKELGYKSCLQKIAPFSEKSNEFTHPFRMATAYTTDVMPYSNYTYDFKGLIDYIFYSKNTMVPLGLLGPVDAEWFRENKVLGCPHRDIPSDHFSLLVELEMSPTYSGLGSNGFIPRR
- the LOC130693869 gene encoding CCR4-NOT transcription complex subunit 6-like isoform X1, with amino-acid sequence MIQFPGSPFNKMSRHKDKYEPSNPRRSHTFMPIEEVNAGKKSQWMELEITGTIRNLSPNLWKMQHLTSLYLNDNNLTRIPPEICRLTCLVQLDLSCNKLRNLPAEIGELVTLRELLLHNNYLRALPLEMGKLFKLQILGLKGNPLSTDIMTLFSEVNGTDKILSYLLDNLPITAPLPPMRPWIPLGHPDRNRPTCIFTVMCYNVLCDKYATRQMYGYCPSWVLKWEYRRKSILEEIRHYSADIISLQEVETEQFYNYFLPELKRDGYDGIFSPKSRAKTMAESDRRYVDGCAIFYRTAKFSMVYEHLIEFNQLALANAEGSDDMLNRVMTKDNIGLAALLETKEAAWSNGIRPDPSQIHQPLLVCTAHIHWDPQYCDVKLVQTMMLMNELKQLTQDAVGHSFRPGHKADPSHTQLLLCGDFNSLLDSGVIEFLNSSRIAANHPDFKELGYKSCLQKIAPFSEKSNEFTHPFRMATAYTTDVMPYSNYTYDFKGLIDYIFYSKNTMVPLGLLGPVDAEWFRENKVLGCPHRDIPSDHFSLLVELEMSPTYSGLGSNGFIPRR